The following proteins are co-located in the Billgrantia tianxiuensis genome:
- a CDS encoding dihydropteroate synthase, with product MTDTVISSHKKEVVIGFERPFVVIGERINPTGRKQLAAEMAAGDFSRVVKDVEDQLAHGAHMLDVNAGIPLADEPAILAQTVELVQSLTDVPLCIDSSVIKALEAGLAVYKGKALVNSVTGEDESLEAVLPLVKKYGAAVVAISNDETGISHDPDVRFAVAKKIVERAADHGIPACDVVVDPLVMPIGAVNSAGRQVFALCHRLQQELKVNTTCGASNVSFGLPNRNGINAAFMSMAIASGMTSAITNPLHTEIMTAIMGADVMLGHDPDCMRWIQKFREPPAVGADGAEGRGRRQTRRRRAVT from the coding sequence ATGACCGATACTGTCATCAGCTCGCACAAGAAGGAAGTCGTGATCGGCTTCGAGCGGCCCTTCGTGGTCATCGGCGAGCGCATCAACCCCACTGGCCGCAAGCAGCTGGCTGCGGAAATGGCCGCCGGCGACTTCTCCCGCGTGGTCAAGGACGTGGAAGATCAACTGGCGCACGGCGCGCACATGCTGGACGTCAATGCCGGCATCCCGCTAGCCGACGAACCGGCGATCCTGGCCCAGACCGTCGAGCTGGTGCAGTCGCTGACCGACGTGCCGCTGTGCATCGACTCCTCGGTCATCAAGGCACTCGAGGCGGGCCTGGCGGTTTATAAGGGCAAGGCGCTGGTCAACTCGGTGACCGGCGAGGACGAGAGCCTCGAGGCGGTGCTGCCGCTGGTGAAGAAATATGGGGCGGCGGTGGTGGCGATCAGCAACGATGAAACCGGCATCTCCCACGACCCCGACGTGCGCTTCGCCGTCGCCAAGAAGATCGTCGAGCGCGCCGCCGACCACGGCATCCCTGCCTGCGACGTGGTGGTCGATCCGCTGGTGATGCCGATCGGCGCGGTGAACTCGGCGGGCCGCCAGGTATTTGCCCTGTGCCACCGCCTGCAGCAGGAGCTCAAGGTCAATACTACCTGCGGGGCCTCCAACGTCAGCTTCGGCCTGCCCAACCGCAACGGCATTAATGCGGCGTTCATGAGCATGGCCATCGCCTCGGGGATGACCTCGGCGATCACCAACCCGCTGCACACCGAGATCATGACCGCGATCATGGGCGCCGACGTGATGTTGGGGCACGACCCCGATTGTATGCGCTGGATCCAGAAATTCCGTGAGCCACCGGCCGTCGGTGCGGACGGGGCCGAAGGGCGCGGGCGGCGGCAGACGCGCCGACGCCGCGCCGTGACCTGA
- a CDS encoding methylenetetrahydrofolate reductase C-terminal domain-containing protein, translating into MYKVRRWVVRHARLFEWVYRGFEPLLVKLHPLWRRIGYERVEAPVKAIEKGVKGLLFDCQMCGLCALSATGMSCPMNCPKNLRNGPCGGVRANGHCEVKPEMRCVWVEAWEGSRRMKYGDRIQVVQQPVDFRLKDSSSWLRVVRKLADPTRERADSGAVK; encoded by the coding sequence ATGTACAAGGTGAGGCGCTGGGTGGTCCGTCACGCCCGGCTGTTCGAATGGGTGTATCGAGGCTTCGAGCCGCTGCTGGTCAAGCTGCATCCGCTATGGCGGCGAATCGGCTATGAACGCGTCGAGGCCCCGGTCAAGGCTATCGAGAAGGGCGTCAAGGGCCTGTTGTTCGATTGCCAGATGTGCGGACTGTGTGCGCTCTCCGCCACCGGCATGTCCTGCCCCATGAATTGCCCCAAGAACCTGCGCAACGGCCCCTGCGGCGGGGTGCGTGCCAACGGCCACTGTGAGGTCAAGCCGGAGATGCGCTGCGTGTGGGTCGAGGCCTGGGAAGGCAGCCGCCGGATGAAGTATGGCGATCGCATCCAGGTGGTGCAGCAGCCGGTCGACTTCCGCCTGAAGGATTCCTCGTCCTGGCTGCGCGTGGTGCGCAAGCTGGCCGATCCAACCCGCGAGCGCGCGGATAGCGGAGCCGTGAAATGA
- a CDS encoding virulence factor, translated as MTTLTIVSWRDIPAQVITKQGRKSAKVLLSPRFQHAIDRAAMRAGKGGSEAYMADWQRSVPRECSDNLQAEAEAEAARLEASFDDEALKQLVRQKGLALPA; from the coding sequence ATGACAACTCTGACCATCGTCAGCTGGCGGGATATTCCCGCTCAGGTAATCACCAAGCAGGGGCGCAAGAGTGCCAAGGTGCTACTGTCGCCGCGCTTCCAGCACGCCATCGACCGGGCGGCCATGCGGGCTGGCAAGGGCGGCTCGGAGGCGTACATGGCCGACTGGCAGCGCAGCGTCCCGCGCGAGTGCAGCGACAACCTGCAGGCGGAGGCCGAAGCCGAGGCGGCACGCCTCGAGGCAAGCTTCGATGACGAGGCACTCAAGCAGTTGGTGCGCCAGAAGGGGCTGGCCCTGCCCGCCTGA
- a CDS encoding methylenetetrahydrofolate reductase: MKFDDEPVPGYSLPILPGHVSPGRLERVLRAGKFAITSEIDPPDSADPAEVLKRAAIFDGYVDAINATDGSGAHCHMSSVGVCSLLTRVGYATILQISCRDRNRIAIQGEILGAAAMGACNLLCLSGDGVQAGDHPQAKPVFDLDSMSLLEIARGMRDECRFQSGRKIDVPPRIFLGAAENPFVPPLEWRPHRLAKKVAAGAQFIQTQYCFDIPRLRDFMLKVNDLGLLEGPDRVFILPGVGPLASARSARWIRDNVPGVHIPDAVIARLEGAQNQKEEGKRLCMDLLHQIREIPGVSGAHIMAYRQEHTVAEIIEGTGVLEGRVPWYPGRDNPAELNPESPDALAEEFEPVSG; encoded by the coding sequence ATGAAGTTCGACGACGAGCCCGTACCGGGCTACTCCCTGCCGATCCTGCCGGGCCACGTCTCGCCCGGGCGCCTGGAGCGCGTGCTGCGCGCCGGCAAGTTTGCCATCACCAGCGAGATCGACCCGCCGGACTCCGCCGACCCCGCCGAGGTGCTCAAGCGTGCGGCGATCTTCGACGGTTACGTGGATGCCATCAACGCCACCGACGGCTCCGGTGCGCACTGCCACATGTCCAGCGTCGGGGTCTGCTCGCTGCTCACCCGAGTGGGTTATGCCACCATTCTGCAGATCTCATGCCGCGACCGGAACCGCATCGCCATACAGGGCGAGATCCTGGGGGCCGCGGCCATGGGCGCCTGCAACCTACTGTGCCTGTCCGGCGACGGCGTCCAGGCCGGCGACCATCCCCAAGCCAAGCCAGTGTTCGATCTCGACTCCATGTCGCTCTTGGAGATCGCCCGTGGTATGCGCGACGAGTGTCGCTTCCAGAGCGGGCGCAAGATCGACGTGCCACCGCGGATCTTCCTCGGCGCGGCCGAGAACCCTTTTGTGCCACCCCTGGAGTGGCGCCCGCACCGGTTGGCCAAGAAGGTCGCTGCCGGGGCGCAGTTCATCCAGACCCAGTACTGCTTCGACATCCCCCGGCTGCGTGACTTCATGCTCAAGGTGAACGACCTGGGGCTGCTCGAGGGGCCGGACCGCGTATTCATCCTGCCCGGCGTCGGGCCGCTCGCCTCGGCGCGCAGTGCACGCTGGATCCGCGACAACGTGCCCGGCGTGCACATCCCCGATGCTGTGATCGCGCGCCTCGAGGGCGCCCAGAACCAGAAAGAGGAGGGCAAGCGGCTGTGCATGGACCTACTTCACCAGATCCGCGAGATCCCTGGGGTCAGCGGTGCCCACATCATGGCCTACCGCCAGGAGCATACCGTGGCCGAGATCATCGAAGGCACCGGCGTGCTGGAGGGCCGCGTGCCCTGGTACCCGGGGCGTGACAACCCGGCCGAACTCAATCCGGAGTCGCCCGACGCGCTGGCGGAAGAGTTCGAGCCTGTGTCGGGATGA